From Heliomicrobium undosum, the proteins below share one genomic window:
- a CDS encoding TOBE domain-containing protein — protein MKITARNQLKGTVIEVKEGQVMAEVVLDIGGGNQITSMISKDALMELGLKVGSEAVAIIKSTSVMLMA, from the coding sequence ATGAAAATCACCGCCAGAAACCAATTGAAGGGCACGGTTATCGAAGTCAAGGAAGGTCAGGTCATGGCCGAGGTTGTATTGGACATCGGCGGCGGAAACCAGATCACCTCGATGATTTCCAAGGATGCCCTCATGGAACTAGGACTGAAGGTCGGCTCTGAAGCCGTCGCCATCATTAAGTCCACGTCGGTCATGCTGATGGCCTAA
- the modA gene encoding molybdate ABC transporter substrate-binding protein, producing the protein MKHGKWLSRLSLLLFLTATLLSGCGSPPPAKETAAPVNLTVSAAASLKDALTEVKDLYAKEKANTAITYNFGASGSLQQQIEQGAPADIFISAAPKQMDDLQAKNLIDTATRKNLLENKVVLVTPKDSSITGFSDLAGDKVKKLAIGEPKSVPAGKYAQEVLTKLNLADAVQDKMVFAKDVRQVLTYVETGNTEAGVVYETDAKISDKVKIVTRAPEGSHSPVLYPGAVLKESKNAKAAGEFLTYLQGPAAKVVFEKYGFTVVGQ; encoded by the coding sequence TTGAAACATGGAAAATGGTTATCCCGTTTATCACTGCTTTTATTTTTGACAGCAACCCTGCTATCGGGGTGCGGTTCCCCGCCGCCGGCCAAAGAGACCGCTGCGCCCGTCAATCTAACCGTCTCCGCTGCGGCCAGCCTGAAGGATGCCTTGACAGAAGTCAAGGATCTCTATGCCAAGGAAAAGGCGAACACCGCCATCACCTACAACTTTGGCGCATCCGGTTCCCTGCAGCAACAGATCGAGCAAGGCGCGCCGGCGGACATCTTCATCTCCGCAGCGCCCAAGCAGATGGACGATCTGCAAGCCAAGAATCTCATCGACACAGCCACCCGCAAAAACCTGCTGGAAAACAAGGTGGTTCTGGTGACCCCCAAGGACTCCTCCATCACTGGCTTCTCTGATCTGGCGGGAGATAAAGTGAAAAAACTGGCTATCGGGGAACCGAAGAGCGTGCCCGCCGGCAAGTACGCCCAGGAGGTGCTGACAAAACTGAACCTGGCTGACGCCGTGCAAGACAAGATGGTTTTTGCCAAAGACGTCCGTCAGGTGCTGACCTATGTGGAAACCGGCAATACGGAAGCCGGCGTCGTCTATGAGACGGACGCCAAGATCTCCGACAAGGTCAAGATCGTCACCCGGGCGCCAGAGGGTTCCCATTCGCCGGTCCTCTACCCGGGCGCAGTGTTGAAAGAGAGCAAGAACGCCAAGGCCGCCGGGGAGTTCCTGACATACCTGCAAGGGCCTGCCGCAAAAGTGGTCTTTGAAAAATACGGTTTCACCGTGGTAGGCCAATAA
- a CDS encoding helix-turn-helix transcriptional regulator codes for MPEDTSLTPEEVAERLRIKKNTVYEMIKRGDLPAYRVGRKLRVLSDAVDKYMRKGQAAESPDSLMTAATEGTTAASTFIAPSGSSGAPGGSVAAPVSAAATLSSAGDEWSPPLPGLVLCGQDPLLDILANHLERHPRGTPIFRSHVGSFNGLLALYQGTAHMASAHLWDGDSGQYNIPYVRRLIPGIPTVIIRLVRRMQGFYVAQGNPKNILDWQAFTRSDIRYINRERGCGTRVFLDEKLRQLDIESHRIPGYRKEVFSHLSVASAIARDEADYGLGTERAARQVAQVDFVPLHKEEYHLVVKKEDFVKPLFQSLLEIIRSSEFRAELQGMGGYDLEGLGELVAEI; via the coding sequence GTGCCGGAGGATACGTCACTGACCCCGGAGGAAGTGGCCGAACGACTGCGCATCAAGAAAAACACCGTCTACGAGATGATCAAACGGGGGGATCTGCCGGCTTACCGGGTAGGGCGTAAACTTCGGGTGCTCTCTGACGCCGTCGACAAGTATATGCGAAAGGGACAGGCAGCCGAGTCGCCTGACAGTCTGATGACGGCGGCAACAGAGGGAACAACGGCGGCTTCGACTTTCATCGCTCCGTCCGGTTCATCCGGTGCGCCGGGGGGTTCCGTCGCTGCGCCCGTGTCCGCCGCGGCGACCCTGTCCTCCGCAGGGGATGAATGGTCGCCGCCTCTGCCGGGATTGGTGCTCTGCGGTCAGGATCCCCTGCTCGACATCCTGGCCAACCACCTGGAACGGCATCCGCGAGGGACACCCATCTTTCGTTCTCATGTGGGCAGCTTTAACGGCTTGTTGGCCTTGTACCAGGGGACGGCCCACATGGCGTCGGCCCATCTCTGGGACGGTGATTCGGGCCAGTACAACATCCCCTATGTCCGGCGGCTGATCCCGGGCATCCCCACGGTGATCATCCGGCTGGTCCGTCGGATGCAAGGCTTCTACGTGGCGCAAGGAAACCCGAAAAACATTCTCGACTGGCAAGCCTTCACCCGGTCCGATATCCGCTATATCAACCGGGAACGGGGCTGTGGAACCCGGGTGTTCCTCGACGAGAAGCTCCGGCAGTTGGACATCGAGAGCCACAGGATTCCAGGATACCGGAAAGAGGTTTTCTCCCATCTCTCTGTCGCCAGCGCCATCGCCAGGGACGAGGCCGATTATGGTTTGGGCACCGAACGGGCGGCGCGACAGGTGGCCCAGGTTGACTTTGTCCCCCTGCACAAGGAAGAGTACCATCTCGTCGTCAAGAAAGAGGATTTCGTCAAGCCGCTTTTTCAGAGCCTCTTGGAGATCATCCGTTCTTCCGAGTTTCGGGCGGAACTGCAAGGGATGGGTGGCTATGACCTGGAAGGGCTCGGCGAGCTCGTCGCTGAGATATGA
- a CDS encoding substrate-binding domain-containing protein — MKKAGTGGTQGTGETPKTPGPWRKWARGAVLLALTGVLLSGCGGQGSRGATAQSTPMQSPPAETKPAPSGQPLFAYVGAGLKEPVTGLAALYEAQTGIKVELTFNNSGALLSQAETAKKGDIYMPGGKPFVETAQKKGIIEKVVGPVAYHVPAIITPKGNPAGIKDVRDLARPGLKLVLPDKEATAIGKNAFKTFAQLGISAAVEKNILASVETMPKVPAMIAMGQGDAGIAEYSSIAHDQDRLEVIEIDPAVNVIDEIPCASLTFSNQKERAQDFLEFVQKEGPGVFKKFGFKVPQP, encoded by the coding sequence ATGAAGAAAGCGGGAACAGGGGGAACACAGGGAACAGGGGAAACACCGAAAACACCGGGACCATGGAGAAAATGGGCGCGTGGGGCGGTTTTGCTCGCCTTGACCGGGGTGCTGCTGAGCGGCTGCGGCGGACAGGGAAGCAGGGGCGCCACAGCGCAGAGCACCCCTATGCAGAGCCCTCCTGCGGAGACGAAACCGGCGCCTTCCGGGCAACCCTTGTTTGCTTATGTGGGGGCCGGGCTGAAAGAGCCGGTGACGGGACTGGCGGCGCTGTATGAGGCGCAGACCGGCATCAAGGTCGAATTGACCTTCAACAATTCCGGCGCCCTGCTCAGCCAGGCGGAAACGGCTAAAAAAGGCGATATCTATATGCCGGGAGGCAAGCCTTTTGTAGAAACGGCCCAGAAGAAAGGGATCATTGAAAAGGTGGTCGGACCGGTGGCCTACCACGTGCCGGCGATCATCACCCCGAAAGGCAACCCGGCCGGGATTAAGGATGTGCGCGATCTCGCCCGGCCCGGCCTAAAACTGGTGCTTCCCGACAAAGAGGCCACGGCGATCGGAAAAAACGCCTTTAAAACCTTTGCACAACTCGGCATCAGCGCAGCGGTGGAAAAGAACATCCTGGCGTCCGTAGAAACGATGCCCAAGGTGCCCGCCATGATCGCCATGGGGCAGGGGGATGCCGGCATCGCCGAATACAGCAGCATTGCCCATGATCAGGACAGGTTGGAGGTGATCGAGATCGACCCCGCCGTCAACGTGATCGATGAGATCCCTTGCGCGTCATTGACCTTCTCCAACCAGAAGGAAAGAGCGCAAGACTTTCTGGAATTCGTGCAGAAGGAAGGACCGGGGGTCTTCAAA